In one Mesorhizobium australicum genomic region, the following are encoded:
- a CDS encoding glycosyl hydrolase family 8, with the protein MCTTSLAAALESTVRPDEWESYRARFVMPDGRVVDDGNGGISHSEGQGYGLILAYLAGNMADFDQVWTFTRTELLLRDDGLAAWRWEENANPHVTDPNNASDGDILIAYALALAGEAWQRPDLTAAARQLAEAIGRSVVYEYGGVMLLRPGVAGFDADGRKDGPVVNLSYWVFEAFPVLASLAPAYDWQRLRNDGVRLVRAARLGPRQLPPDWLALGDELKSAEGFPAEFGYNALRIPLYLIRDGTDQVEVLRRLREGMAGTDTTPTTVNLSSGGVRDRLDDPGYRILPALIDCVVEGTPIPEELRRFSPTLYYPSTLHLLALSHLRSGGGRCLP; encoded by the coding sequence ATGTGCACCACCTCTCTTGCCGCGGCTTTGGAGTCGACGGTTCGGCCCGATGAATGGGAGAGCTATCGCGCGCGTTTCGTGATGCCCGACGGCCGCGTGGTGGACGACGGCAACGGAGGTATCTCGCACAGCGAAGGCCAGGGCTATGGTCTCATCCTCGCCTACCTCGCCGGAAACATGGCCGATTTCGATCAGGTCTGGACGTTCACCCGCACGGAGCTGCTGCTGCGCGATGACGGCCTGGCGGCATGGCGCTGGGAGGAGAATGCCAATCCGCATGTCACGGATCCCAACAACGCCTCGGATGGCGACATCCTGATCGCCTATGCGCTCGCGCTGGCGGGCGAGGCCTGGCAGCGGCCGGATCTCACCGCGGCGGCCAGGCAACTCGCGGAGGCGATCGGCAGGTCGGTCGTCTACGAATATGGCGGCGTGATGCTCCTGCGACCGGGCGTAGCTGGGTTCGACGCCGACGGCCGCAAGGACGGACCGGTGGTGAACCTGTCCTATTGGGTCTTCGAGGCCTTTCCGGTGCTGGCGTCGCTGGCGCCGGCCTATGACTGGCAGCGGCTTCGTAACGACGGCGTGAGGCTGGTCCGCGCCGCCAGGCTCGGCCCTCGACAGCTTCCGCCCGACTGGCTTGCACTTGGGGATGAACTGAAATCGGCTGAAGGCTTTCCCGCCGAGTTTGGCTATAATGCCCTCCGGATTCCGCTCTATCTTATTCGGGACGGAACGGACCAGGTGGAAGTCTTGAGGAGGCTGCGCGAGGGAATGGCGGGGACCGATACTACCCCCACGACTGTAAACCTGAGCAGTGGTGGCGTGCGCGACCGGCTGGACGATCCTGGCTACCGTATCCTGCCAGCGCTGATCGACTGCGTCGTCGAGGGCACGCCGATTCCCGAAGAGCTCCGGCGCTTCTCGCCCACCCTGTACTATCCCTCCACCCTCCACCTCCTGGCCCTGTCCCATCTGCGGAGCGGGGGCGGACGATGCCTGCCGTGA
- a CDS encoding Hsp20 family protein: MRSVDFSPLYRSTVGFDRLFSMLDQIGQPDGGQTYPPYNIERTGEDAYRVTMAVAGFGENEISIEAHRNVLTVKGEKSEESANEGSELLYRGIASRAFERRFQLADHVEVTGATLKNGLLHVDLKRNIPEEMKPRKIAIATAAKPSKQIEAKAAA; this comes from the coding sequence ATGCGTTCTGTTGATTTTTCGCCGCTCTATCGTTCCACTGTCGGCTTCGACCGTCTCTTCTCGATGCTGGACCAGATCGGCCAGCCCGACGGGGGCCAGACTTACCCGCCCTACAATATCGAGCGCACCGGCGAGGACGCCTACCGCGTCACGATGGCGGTTGCCGGCTTCGGCGAGAACGAGATCTCCATCGAGGCTCACCGCAACGTGCTGACCGTCAAGGGCGAGAAGTCCGAGGAAAGCGCCAATGAGGGTTCGGAGCTGCTCTACCGCGGCATCGCGTCCCGCGCGTTCGAGCGCCGCTTCCAGCTCGCCGACCATGTCGAGGTAACCGGCGCCACGCTGAAGAACGGCCTGCTGCATGTCGATCTCAAGCGGAACATTCCGGAAGAGATGAAGCCGCGCAAGATCGCGATTGCGACCGCGGCCAAGCCTTCGAAGCAGATCGAGGCCAAAGCGGCCGCGTAA
- a CDS encoding alpha/beta fold hydrolase, with protein MTESLVDIPENPAPDWGEVERFSAHDGRSIRYARFPAQTRPLRGTVVILAGRNECIEKYFETIRELSARGFGTAIMDWRGQGDSERLLRDRARGYVTSFDEYVSDLEKFFDDVVLPDCRGPYYILGHSTGSLIGLLATPRLFNRVRRMVLVAPLVEFVGLPVSMTALRRMTAVLYSLGLGTLYVSGGPRPKGGYPFAANKLTTDLARFTRNTALFNQAPHLAMGGPTVAWVHAACIAAERVRDPDFAARLHIPTLFVAAGGDEVVSTPAIEALSRTMRSGSVVTIDGARHEILQEADIYREQFWAAFDAFIPGEDAED; from the coding sequence ATGACCGAATCTCTGGTCGACATTCCCGAAAATCCCGCACCGGACTGGGGCGAGGTCGAACGCTTTTCCGCTCATGACGGCCGCTCCATCCGCTATGCCCGCTTCCCTGCGCAGACGCGGCCGCTGAGAGGCACCGTCGTCATCCTCGCCGGGCGCAACGAGTGCATCGAGAAGTATTTCGAGACGATCCGGGAGCTCTCCGCGCGCGGCTTCGGCACGGCCATCATGGACTGGCGCGGCCAGGGCGATTCGGAACGGCTGCTGCGCGACCGCGCCCGCGGCTATGTGACGAGTTTCGACGAATACGTCTCCGACCTGGAGAAATTCTTCGACGACGTCGTCCTGCCGGATTGCCGGGGACCTTACTATATCCTCGGACACTCGACCGGCTCGCTGATCGGGCTGCTCGCCACTCCGCGTCTCTTCAACCGCGTGCGACGCATGGTCCTCGTGGCGCCGCTGGTGGAGTTCGTCGGCCTTCCCGTCTCGATGACGGCGCTGCGCCGCATGACCGCGGTCCTCTACAGCCTCGGCCTCGGCACCCTCTACGTCTCCGGCGGTCCACGCCCGAAGGGTGGCTACCCCTTCGCCGCGAACAAGCTGACGACCGACCTCGCCCGCTTCACCCGCAACACTGCTTTGTTCAACCAGGCGCCGCATCTCGCGATGGGCGGGCCGACGGTCGCATGGGTGCACGCGGCCTGCATCGCGGCCGAACGCGTGCGCGATCCCGATTTCGCGGCAAGGCTGCACATTCCGACGCTGTTCGTCGCTGCCGGCGGCGACGAGGTCGTGTCGACGCCGGCCATCGAGGCCCTGTCGCGGACGATGCGGTCCGGGTCGGTCGTCACGATCGACGGCGCCCGCCACGAGATCCTGCAGGAAGCCGACATCTACCGGGAGCAGTTCTGGGCGGCCTTCGACGCCTTCATACCCGGCGAAGACGCCGAGGACTGA
- a CDS encoding cellulose synthase — protein MPAVRGAIRLFAVALLGVGTCFHAIADDIVPPWDPRPTGTVPPHRLRLPAADVIEVQQEMPRPPLETAQAQPAPASPPAPVVSAPDQAGQRPKVDESALRYFARQGDTKRLEAEIARLKALYPDWTPPADPLAVPVNVDEKLEAVWALYAAGKYAEARRAIAQRRTDEPGWTPPPDLLERLAVAEAREQLVNASNLHQYDTVIRIGSGHPSLLTCSEVDVLWRVAEAFAETQRANRARDAYRYILTNCDDTQERLATAQNAVRLLPSEMADELLALERFDAAGVGEFGPVRDDLARKGVAAGGADPAVDASPEQLARVEKLATAEGKASDSLLLGWYNLRHGQSEAAEKWFRAARGIEDSAEASQGLSLVLVARKAFEEAESVLYPWRDANDETRSSYLAAVANLLGVEPRVDVPPEVLQRMAAAAASARDVAAAQQFGWYARAFNQFDTAGKWFSTALSWNPDDEPSAYGLALTYHQLGNATGLAELKRIWRGRSERILAVGERTRGQPAGGTPTSVAVETPAAPPSAQSVAVETAPVLAAPRNNAVSESAAAPGTASRPRGCADTIHPSTLSAQGALDRGWCLMEANRPLEAAEAFERALATTDGHARSDAAYGQSLAYLRAGLVDDAAVAAAKAPQQRRRVAELQSSILAERALGAFENGRYVEALIALDQRAQIAPERIDLMVLRGYAYLNLNRREDARRIFEAAAGTGSRDALKGLAAVDENASQR, from the coding sequence ATGCCTGCCGTGAGAGGCGCGATCCGGCTGTTCGCTGTCGCCCTGCTTGGGGTCGGCACCTGCTTTCATGCGATCGCCGACGACATCGTGCCGCCATGGGATCCGCGCCCGACCGGAACCGTCCCGCCGCACAGGCTCAGGCTTCCCGCCGCCGATGTGATCGAGGTGCAGCAGGAGATGCCGCGGCCGCCGCTGGAAACGGCGCAGGCGCAGCCAGCCCCGGCTTCCCCGCCGGCTCCGGTTGTTTCCGCGCCTGATCAGGCCGGCCAGCGGCCGAAGGTGGACGAGTCGGCGCTGCGTTACTTCGCACGCCAGGGCGACACGAAGCGTCTGGAGGCCGAGATCGCCAGGCTCAAGGCGCTTTACCCCGACTGGACGCCGCCTGCCGATCCGCTCGCGGTTCCGGTCAATGTCGATGAGAAGCTGGAAGCTGTCTGGGCGCTCTATGCCGCCGGCAAATATGCCGAGGCGCGCCGTGCGATCGCACAGCGCCGGACGGACGAACCCGGCTGGACGCCGCCGCCTGACCTCTTGGAGCGGCTGGCCGTCGCCGAGGCACGCGAGCAACTCGTCAACGCTTCCAACCTTCACCAGTACGACACGGTGATCCGCATCGGCTCCGGACATCCGAGCCTGCTGACCTGCAGCGAGGTCGACGTGCTGTGGCGGGTTGCAGAGGCCTTTGCCGAGACGCAGCGGGCGAACCGGGCGCGCGACGCCTACCGCTACATCCTCACCAATTGCGACGACACGCAGGAACGCCTGGCAACGGCGCAGAACGCGGTGCGGCTGCTGCCGTCGGAGATGGCCGACGAGCTCCTGGCGCTCGAGCGCTTCGACGCGGCGGGCGTCGGCGAGTTCGGGCCGGTGCGCGACGATCTCGCGCGCAAGGGCGTGGCGGCCGGCGGCGCGGATCCGGCGGTGGACGCCTCGCCGGAGCAGCTGGCGCGGGTGGAGAAGCTGGCGACCGCCGAGGGCAAGGCATCCGACAGCCTGCTGCTGGGATGGTACAACCTGCGGCACGGCCAGAGCGAGGCCGCCGAGAAGTGGTTCCGGGCGGCGCGCGGGATCGAGGACAGCGCCGAGGCATCGCAGGGACTTTCCCTGGTCCTCGTCGCCCGCAAGGCCTTCGAGGAGGCCGAAAGCGTCCTCTATCCATGGCGCGACGCCAATGACGAGACGCGCTCCTCTTATCTCGCCGCGGTTGCCAACCTGCTCGGGGTCGAGCCGCGTGTCGACGTGCCTCCCGAGGTGCTGCAGCGCATGGCCGCGGCCGCCGCGAGCGCGCGCGACGTTGCCGCCGCGCAGCAGTTCGGCTGGTATGCGCGCGCCTTCAACCAGTTCGACACGGCCGGGAAATGGTTCTCGACCGCTCTGTCCTGGAACCCCGACGATGAGCCGTCCGCCTACGGGCTGGCATTGACGTACCATCAGCTCGGCAATGCGACGGGACTGGCCGAACTGAAGCGCATCTGGCGCGGACGTTCGGAGCGCATCCTCGCCGTTGGCGAGCGGACGCGCGGCCAACCGGCCGGCGGCACACCGACGTCGGTCGCGGTGGAGACGCCCGCCGCGCCCCCGTCGGCGCAATCCGTTGCAGTCGAGACCGCCCCGGTTCTCGCAGCGCCCCGGAACAATGCGGTGAGCGAGAGCGCCGCCGCGCCGGGTACGGCGAGCCGTCCGCGCGGCTGCGCCGACACGATCCATCCGTCGACGCTCTCGGCGCAGGGCGCGCTCGACCGCGGCTGGTGCCTGATGGAAGCGAACCGGCCGCTCGAAGCGGCCGAGGCGTTCGAACGCGCCCTGGCGACGACGGACGGCCATGCCCGCAGCGACGCGGCCTATGGCCAGAGCCTCGCTTATCTGCGCGCCGGCCTTGTCGACGACGCTGCGGTGGCGGCTGCGAAGGCACCGCAGCAGCGGCGCCGGGTGGCCGAGCTGCAGTCGAGCATCCTGGCGGAACGCGCGCTCGGCGCCTTCGAGAACGGTCGCTACGTCGAGGCCCTGATCGCCCTCGACCAGCGCGCGCAGATCGCCCCGGAGCGGATCGACCTGATGGTGCTGCGCGGCTACGCCTATCTCAACCTCAACCGCCGCGAAGACGCCCGCCGTATATTCGAAGCCGCCGCCGGCACCGGCAGCCGCGACGCACTCAAGGGCCTCGCGGCCGTGGACGAGAACGCATCCCAGCGGTGA
- a CDS encoding YybH family protein: MSSFAEFMERREAAAEAYVRGRSDKVEAMASETEPSTFFGPDGKVLAGRSAIVASYQAGASRFGSDGESRLDVMQSAEGGDIAYWCGIQRAIVEMDGKAVPMNLRVTELFRREDGDWRLVHRHADFLRE, translated from the coding sequence ATGTCCTCATTCGCGGAATTCATGGAGCGGCGCGAAGCCGCGGCGGAAGCGTATGTGCGCGGCCGGTCCGACAAGGTCGAGGCCATGGCCTCCGAAACCGAACCATCGACCTTCTTCGGTCCCGACGGCAAGGTGCTCGCCGGAAGGTCTGCGATCGTCGCCTCCTACCAGGCTGGCGCTTCGCGGTTCGGGTCGGATGGAGAGAGCCGGCTGGACGTGATGCAGTCCGCCGAGGGCGGCGACATTGCCTATTGGTGCGGCATCCAGCGGGCGATCGTCGAGATGGATGGCAAGGCCGTCCCGATGAACCTGCGGGTGACCGAGCTGTTCAGACGGGAAGACGGCGACTGGCGGCTGGTTCATCGCCACGCCGACTTCCTGCGGGAGTAG
- the hisN gene encoding histidinol-phosphatase, translating into MTVSADFMRRLAAVAAAETLPRFRMEGSISNKEASGFDPVTEADREAERAIRALILSEYPGHGILGEEHGAENITSSHVWVIDPIDGTRAFISGLPVWGTLVGLTVDGDAKAGLMSQPFTGELFYALGDGAHFEGPGGPRRLATRATAALSDATLFTTTPALFKGAMRERYDRLEASVRLPRYGTDCYAFAMVAAGHADIAVDAGLQAYDIVALIPLIEQAGGVVTTWTGGAAEGGGDILASANPVLHEKALKLING; encoded by the coding sequence ATGACCGTCAGCGCCGATTTCATGCGCCGGCTGGCCGCCGTCGCGGCCGCGGAGACGCTGCCGCGCTTCCGGATGGAAGGTTCGATATCGAACAAGGAAGCGTCCGGGTTCGATCCGGTGACCGAGGCCGACCGCGAGGCCGAGCGCGCCATCCGGGCTCTGATCCTGTCCGAATATCCCGGCCACGGCATACTGGGCGAGGAGCACGGCGCCGAAAACATCACGTCGAGCCATGTCTGGGTGATCGATCCGATCGACGGCACCCGCGCCTTCATCTCCGGCCTGCCGGTATGGGGCACGCTGGTGGGCTTGACGGTCGACGGCGACGCCAAGGCGGGGCTGATGTCGCAGCCCTTCACCGGCGAGCTGTTCTATGCGCTCGGCGACGGCGCGCATTTCGAGGGGCCGGGCGGGCCGCGCAGGCTTGCGACGCGTGCGACAGCGGCTCTTTCCGACGCCACCCTGTTCACCACCACGCCGGCGCTGTTCAAGGGCGCGATGCGCGAGCGTTACGACCGGCTGGAAGCCTCGGTGCGCCTGCCGCGCTACGGCACCGACTGCTACGCCTTTGCCATGGTGGCCGCGGGGCATGCGGACATTGCGGTCGATGCGGGCCTGCAGGCCTACGACATCGTCGCGCTGATCCCGCTGATCGAGCAGGCGGGCGGCGTGGTGACGACCTGGACGGGCGGAGCGGCCGAAGGCGGCGGCGATATCCTCGCCAGCGCCAATCCGGTCCTGCACGAGAAGGCGCTCAAGCTGATCAACGGCTGA
- a CDS encoding N-formylglutamate amidohydrolase: MNAGADFAETTPFFEISPADPVVPFVFNSPHSGSHYPERFLGMIRLDGEGIRRSEDCYVDELFAGVASLGAPLLAANFPRAYLDVNREPWELDPRMFAEPLPPFANARSARVAGGLGTIPRIVGEGQDIYSGRLPLAEALSRIEAFYKPYHQRLRSLLMRAHSHFGRAILIDCHSMPASIRVGEAGLRPDFILGDRFGASAAEPLSQQAIAILTSMGYTVAHNKPYAGGFITEHYGRPGKGLHAMQIEINRGLYMNERTYEKSAGFEALAEDLTEFSARLMAFADFFFDRPALAAE; this comes from the coding sequence ATGAACGCAGGCGCGGACTTCGCTGAAACGACACCCTTTTTCGAGATCTCGCCCGCGGATCCTGTCGTTCCTTTCGTCTTCAACTCTCCCCACAGCGGCAGCCACTACCCGGAGCGCTTCCTCGGCATGATCCGCCTCGATGGCGAGGGCATCCGCCGTTCGGAGGACTGCTATGTAGACGAGCTCTTTGCCGGCGTCGCCTCGCTCGGCGCGCCGTTGCTCGCCGCCAACTTCCCGCGCGCCTATCTGGACGTGAACCGCGAGCCCTGGGAACTCGACCCGCGGATGTTCGCCGAACCGCTGCCGCCGTTCGCCAATGCGCGCTCGGCGCGCGTCGCGGGCGGGCTCGGCACGATCCCGCGCATCGTCGGCGAGGGGCAGGACATCTATTCGGGCCGGTTGCCGCTGGCAGAGGCGCTGTCGCGCATCGAGGCGTTCTACAAACCCTACCACCAGCGCCTGCGCAGCCTCCTGATGCGGGCGCATTCGCATTTCGGCCGCGCGATCCTGATCGACTGCCACTCGATGCCGGCCTCGATCCGGGTCGGGGAGGCGGGGCTGCGGCCGGATTTCATCCTCGGCGACCGGTTCGGCGCATCGGCCGCCGAACCGCTGTCGCAGCAGGCGATCGCGATCCTGACCTCGATGGGCTACACGGTTGCGCACAACAAGCCCTATGCCGGCGGGTTCATCACCGAGCATTACGGCCGGCCGGGCAAGGGCCTGCACGCCATGCAGATCGAGATCAACCGCGGCCTCTACATGAACGAGCGGACCTACGAGAAGTCGGCCGGCTTCGAGGCGCTGGCCGAGGACCTGACCGAGTTCTCCGCGCGGCTGATGGCGTTTGCCGACTTCTTTTTCGACCGCCCGGCGCTCGCCGCCGAATAG
- a CDS encoding threonine aldolase family protein yields MIFSSDNWAGAHPSIAESLVRHARGFASAYGTSDLDKAVDATFSRIFERDVAVFFVGTGTAANSLAMAACYRPGGVAFCHSDAHMIVDECGAPEFLAGGIRLCPVAGALGKIGPDALSAAIGRYSARVVHSGQPMAVSITQATEVGTVYSLDEIEAVAGVSHAHGLPLHMDGARFANALVALETTPAEMTWKRGVDLVSFGGTKNGCWCAEALVVLDPGKAAEIPFLRKRSAHLFSKSRFIAAQFEAYFADDLWLATARHANAMTKRLADVLASSNRVRLAWTPDANEAFAVMPRALMEELNAQGARFYPWAKPASYDEPVADDETVCRFVTSFATRDEDIDGFRKLLMSK; encoded by the coding sequence ATGATCTTTTCCTCCGACAACTGGGCAGGCGCCCACCCATCCATCGCCGAAAGCCTCGTCAGGCACGCCCGGGGCTTCGCATCGGCCTATGGGACGAGCGATCTCGACAAGGCGGTCGACGCCACATTTAGCCGGATCTTCGAACGCGATGTCGCCGTCTTTTTCGTCGGCACCGGCACGGCCGCGAATTCGCTTGCGATGGCCGCCTGCTACAGGCCGGGCGGCGTGGCCTTCTGCCATTCCGACGCACATATGATCGTCGACGAGTGCGGCGCGCCGGAATTTCTCGCCGGAGGGATCCGCCTCTGTCCCGTGGCGGGTGCGCTCGGCAAGATCGGCCCGGATGCGCTTTCCGCGGCGATCGGTCGCTATTCGGCGCGGGTCGTCCATTCCGGTCAGCCGATGGCAGTCTCGATCACCCAGGCGACGGAAGTCGGAACCGTCTATTCGCTGGACGAGATCGAGGCGGTGGCAGGGGTTTCGCATGCCCACGGACTGCCCTTGCACATGGACGGCGCACGCTTCGCGAACGCGCTCGTGGCGCTGGAGACGACGCCGGCCGAGATGACCTGGAAGCGCGGCGTCGACCTGGTTTCCTTCGGCGGCACCAAGAATGGCTGCTGGTGCGCGGAGGCGCTCGTCGTCCTCGATCCGGGGAAAGCCGCCGAGATTCCCTTCCTGCGCAAGCGGTCGGCGCATCTCTTCTCGAAATCGCGCTTCATAGCGGCGCAGTTCGAGGCCTATTTCGCCGACGATCTGTGGCTCGCCACCGCGCGCCACGCCAATGCGATGACGAAGCGCCTGGCGGACGTGCTCGCCTCGTCCAATCGCGTCAGGCTTGCCTGGACGCCGGATGCGAACGAGGCCTTCGCCGTGATGCCGCGGGCGCTGATGGAAGAGCTGAACGCCCAGGGCGCCCGCTTCTATCCCTGGGCAAAGCCCGCGTCCTATGACGAGCCGGTCGCCGACGACGAAACGGTCTGCCGCTTCGTGACGAGCTTCGCGACGCGCGATGAGGATATCGACGGGTTCCGCAAGCTGCTGATGTCGAAATAG
- the cpdR gene encoding cell cycle two-component system response regulator CpdR: MARILLAEDDDDMRRFLVKALERAGYDVSDFDNGASAYERLREEPFSLLLTDIVMPEMDGIELARRATEIDPDLKVMFITGFAAVALNPDSKAPRDAKVLSKPFHLRDLVNEVEKMLQAA; encoded by the coding sequence ATGGCACGAATTCTCCTTGCGGAAGACGATGACGACATGCGCCGCTTCCTCGTGAAGGCGCTGGAGAGGGCGGGCTACGACGTCTCCGATTTCGACAATGGCGCATCCGCCTACGAGCGCCTGCGCGAGGAGCCGTTCTCGCTGCTCCTGACCGACATCGTCATGCCGGAGATGGACGGCATCGAACTCGCCCGCCGCGCGACCGAGATCGACCCGGACCTGAAGGTGATGTTCATCACCGGCTTCGCCGCCGTCGCCCTCAACCCCGATTCGAAGGCGCCCCGCGACGCCAAGGTCCTGTCGAAGCCCTTCCACCTTCGCGATCTTGTCAACGAGGTCGAGAAGATGCTGCAGGCGGCCTGA
- a CDS encoding cellulose biosynthesis cyclic di-GMP-binding regulatory protein BcsB produces the protein MRLALVAVLMLAWACGAYAQENTPFDMSPERPAQSEPADDPAVPPDEEAAPVPVEPAPPATPARFRRFLLPDSKLTLAGEQARRTWAIYLSPRQAASPATLTFGYQNAVVVAPESSELSVIVNGTAIHQEQVAAPDGVVSREVKIPPGVLRAGRNEIGFSARHRHRTDCTIESTYELWTEIAASGTYLSFEDPAAAELATAEELSAVGGDAAGKVRVAIVAPALARLDIASELMRLSQALARHINTPDIEISVSSRPPAESAAELVVLLGTAEDLSSLGYALPAIDGPFSAFAPARQGQAPVYLVSGRDRAQWSAALDSLVTPVDRSVDLQRDVFLTEAWRTPNAPMIFVGEQVPFADMGLRSEQFSGRRYTAEFEFGVPADFYADAYGEARILLDAAYSDRVEPGSLINVYVNGSVAASMPITATQGAVLNRFPINFTMQHIRPGLNRIVLEADLRTAADEVCSPGTAADDTPRFALFDTSRFVMPTFARIAQRPNLSALSGTSFPYGRAVDPIAVVVDRSTDDGLSSLATLLARMARSAGRILPIEFVASQDGLGMRDAIIMGGAADIPQEILQQVGVSVESDADWEAGASGSPAPAGPTLDEWRQQVTGSWFGRTWRDFREWLQRTFNITSDMLRFVPEEEAAYVPPPTSGLVIAQSSNPARSGTWTVVVAPDTAALRENLAAFTDLGNWGRLAGHITSFNPATREVDAVPVGQFEFVETVPPSIWNYRLIAANWLSANILSYSLALILACVVLGATTTFLLSRLGRRR, from the coding sequence ATGAGGCTTGCGTTGGTCGCCGTCCTGATGCTGGCCTGGGCCTGCGGCGCCTACGCGCAGGAAAACACGCCGTTCGACATGAGCCCGGAGCGTCCCGCACAGTCCGAGCCGGCCGACGATCCCGCAGTGCCGCCGGACGAGGAGGCTGCGCCGGTGCCTGTCGAACCCGCGCCGCCAGCGACGCCCGCACGGTTCCGGCGTTTCCTGCTGCCCGACTCCAAGCTGACGCTTGCCGGCGAGCAGGCCCGCCGCACCTGGGCGATCTATCTTTCTCCCCGCCAGGCCGCATCGCCTGCCACGCTGACCTTCGGCTATCAGAACGCTGTCGTCGTCGCGCCGGAAAGCTCGGAATTGAGCGTCATTGTGAACGGAACCGCGATCCATCAGGAACAGGTCGCAGCACCCGACGGGGTCGTCAGCAGGGAGGTCAAGATTCCGCCCGGCGTGCTGCGCGCCGGGCGCAACGAGATCGGCTTCTCGGCCCGCCACCGCCACCGGACGGACTGCACGATCGAATCGACGTACGAATTGTGGACTGAGATCGCAGCGAGCGGGACCTATCTCTCGTTCGAAGATCCGGCCGCGGCCGAACTCGCGACCGCCGAGGAGCTTTCCGCGGTCGGCGGCGATGCCGCAGGCAAAGTCCGCGTTGCAATCGTCGCCCCGGCCCTGGCGCGCCTCGATATCGCCAGCGAACTTATGCGGCTTTCCCAGGCGCTCGCGCGGCATATCAATACGCCGGACATCGAGATCAGCGTGAGTTCCCGCCCGCCTGCCGAGTCGGCGGCGGAGTTGGTGGTGCTGCTCGGAACGGCCGAAGATCTTTCCTCCCTTGGATATGCGCTGCCCGCGATCGATGGCCCCTTCAGCGCCTTCGCGCCGGCGAGGCAGGGGCAGGCTCCAGTCTACCTCGTCAGCGGCCGCGACAGGGCGCAGTGGAGTGCCGCGCTCGACAGCCTCGTCACTCCGGTCGACAGGTCCGTGGACTTGCAGCGGGACGTCTTCCTGACAGAAGCGTGGCGTACGCCCAACGCGCCGATGATCTTTGTCGGAGAGCAAGTGCCCTTCGCCGACATGGGGTTGCGTTCCGAGCAATTCTCCGGCCGCCGCTACACGGCCGAATTCGAGTTCGGCGTGCCGGCCGACTTCTATGCCGACGCCTATGGAGAGGCACGCATCCTGCTGGACGCCGCCTATTCCGACCGGGTCGAACCCGGCAGCCTCATCAACGTTTATGTCAACGGCAGCGTTGCGGCCTCGATGCCGATCACGGCCACGCAGGGTGCGGTGCTCAACCGCTTCCCTATCAACTTCACCATGCAGCATATCCGGCCCGGCCTGAACCGCATTGTCCTCGAGGCGGATCTGCGCACGGCGGCCGACGAAGTATGCAGCCCCGGCACGGCTGCGGACGATACGCCGCGCTTTGCGCTCTTCGACACTTCCCGCTTCGTTATGCCGACCTTCGCGCGTATCGCGCAGCGTCCAAACCTGTCGGCCCTGTCGGGTACGAGTTTTCCCTACGGCCGCGCGGTGGACCCGATCGCCGTCGTGGTGGACCGCTCGACGGATGACGGGCTTTCGAGCCTCGCGACCCTGCTTGCGCGCATGGCGAGATCAGCCGGCCGTATCCTGCCGATCGAATTCGTCGCATCGCAGGACGGGCTCGGCATGCGCGACGCGATTATCATGGGCGGCGCGGCCGACATTCCGCAGGAGATACTCCAGCAGGTTGGCGTTTCCGTCGAGAGCGATGCCGACTGGGAGGCCGGCGCGTCGGGCAGCCCTGCTCCCGCCGGACCAACGCTCGACGAGTGGCGTCAGCAGGTCACCGGATCTTGGTTCGGCAGGACTTGGCGCGATTTCCGTGAATGGCTGCAGCGCACCTTCAACATCACCTCCGACATGCTCCGTTTCGTGCCAGAGGAGGAGGCGGCCTATGTGCCGCCGCCCACGTCCGGCCTCGTGATCGCGCAGAGCAGCAACCCGGCGCGATCGGGAACGTGGACCGTCGTCGTCGCGCCTGATACGGCCGCCCTTCGCGAGAACCTGGCCGCGTTCACCGATCTTGGCAACTGGGGCAGGCTGGCAGGACATATTACCTCGTTCAATCCCGCGACGCGCGAAGTCGATGCGGTGCCGGTCGGGCAGTTCGAATTCGTCGAGACGGTGCCGCCGTCGATCTGGAATTACCGGCTCATCGCTGCCAACTGGCTTTCGGCGAACATTTTGTCCTACTCCCTTGCTCTGATCCTCGCCTGCGTTGTCCTCGGCGCGACGACGACGTTCCTGCTGAGCCGTCTCGGGAGGCGGCGGTGA